In Chryseobacterium oryzae, the genomic stretch AAACTCTTCACCGGTATTTTTTCCATGTGCCACAAGAGAATTGAAGACAACTTTTCTCTCGTTCATGTCGATTACCCAAAGTCTTTTTTGGTTAGAAGACATAGAAAAATCGCATACAGTAAGAAGATGAGAATTTTCATCCAGTTTTCCTGCTTTTTTAAGATTGTTATATCCTGTTAATGCTTTTGCGAAAACATCAAAATTCAGTTTGTGGTCAGTTTCAAAAAGAATAGCATTATAAAGTTCTTCAGAAGAGCTTTCGGTACTTTTTATCGCCAATTTACTTTCTGCTTTTGTTTCTTTGCTGATGGAGGTATGATTAGAATTGTAAATCTTTTTATCCGGAGAAAGGTAAAAAGATGTTGTTACAAGATAAACCATTCCTAATAAGCTATAAAATCCTTTCATTAATATTATGTTAAATTAAACTCGGTCATGCAAAATTATAAAAACATAATTATCAATACGTTAATCTCAAAAAAGTTTAACTCAATTTAAGAGTATTTAACTCAATTTTCTCCAAAAAACGGGTGTTTTGTTGTTAGAAATTATGTTAAAACAAAATTATGGAATGTTTTTTGAAATGTTTTTTGGTTAATTATACACACCGAAACTTATCGTAAAACGGATTCATTGCGAATTTATTATATTTGATTATGAATGACGAAATTAAACGCAAACAGCTTAATAAATACAAAGCTTTTGCTACCGGACTTTTTGTTTTGATGGCTTTAGTTTTTATTGCAACCACTATTCTGCAAAAAACACAAGAATCTCATTGGATTGGCTATGTGCGAGCTTTTTCTGAGGCGGCAATGGTAGGTGCTTTGGCAGATTGGTTTGCCGTAACTGCCCTGTTCCGGCATCCGTTGGGATTGCCCATTCCGCACACGAATTTAATTGAAAACAGTAAACAGAAACTGGGTGATAATTTGGGAAATTTTGTGGTTTCTAACTTTCTTTCTCCCGAAAACATCCGCCCCTATATTCAAAAGCTTAAAATCTCAGGTTTTGTCGGGGAATGGCTCGGAAAAGAGAAAAATCAGGAAGTTTTAATTAAAAATCTATCAGATATTATTCTGGATATTTTAAATAAGCTTGATGACTCTCAGGTCAGTCATTTTATCAGTAAAAAAGTGTCTGAAATGACCGATAATATTAAGCTCAATACGATTCTCGGAAACGGAATTATTTATCTTTTAGACAAAAACGACCATCAGAAAATCATTACCAATCTTTCAAAACAAATTAAAGATTATATTATTGAGAATGATGAAATGATTCAGGAAAGGGTGAAGAGGGGAAGTTATTCTTTTATTCCTTCGTTTGTGGACAATAAAA encodes the following:
- a CDS encoding murein L,D-transpeptidase catalytic domain family protein translates to MKGFYSLLGMVYLVTTSFYLSPDKKIYNSNHTSISKETKAESKLAIKSTESSSEELYNAILFETDHKLNFDVFAKALTGYNNLKKAGKLDENSHLLTVCDFSMSSNQKRLWVIDMNERKVVFNSLVAHGKNTGEEFAEKFSNTESSYQSSLGFYITDTTYEGGNGYSLKLLGMDKGFNDAALQRAVVMHGADYVSEEFAAAHKRIGRSWGCPAVPRNLAEPIINTIKGKNVLFIYYPDENYLSSSEWLKS
- a CDS encoding DUF445 domain-containing protein, coding for MNDEIKRKQLNKYKAFATGLFVLMALVFIATTILQKTQESHWIGYVRAFSEAAMVGALADWFAVTALFRHPLGLPIPHTNLIENSKQKLGDNLGNFVVSNFLSPENIRPYIQKLKISGFVGEWLGKEKNQEVLIKNLSDIILDILNKLDDSQVSHFISKKVSEMTDNIKLNTILGNGIIYLLDKNDHQKIITNLSKQIKDYIIENDEMIQERVKRGSYSFIPSFVDNKIADKIASGLSDFFKEVEENSNHEIRDLITRKIYEFSNDLKEDPKWNDEFKTIKNDLLKNDKLAEYSTDIWNSIKKTLTEELQNEDSTLKIYLSKNLNEFSQNLKTDEILQNKIDSWVRATAYKYILRNTHQAGNLISSTVGNWQGKELSQKLELEVGKDLQFIRVNGTLVGGLVGLIIYTISHFFI